One stretch of Streptomyces hygroscopicus DNA includes these proteins:
- a CDS encoding alpha-amylase, which yields MTADPGTPTATYRLQLQPAFPFAAAERAVPYLASLGVSHLHLSPVLEAVPGSTHGYDVVDHSTVRADLGGEEGLRALARTARAHGLGLIVDIVPNHMAAPAPERLNAPLWEVLRDGPQSAYARWFDIDWQAQGGKVLLPVLGGPLGEEWERLRIEDGVLRYYDHAFPLRPGTEGLPLAELLDAQWYRLGWWRLARTELNYRRFFTISELIAVRVEDPEVFAATHAALLELVRDGVVDGLRIDHPDGLADPEGYLRRLDRAVRAAAGDGVRGPGGEGEDGGGGRRAAPDVGGGQSTAPEGGGARWTVVEKILARDERLPAAWPVAGTTGYDALHHIDGLFLDPDGLEKLTALYRAFAAPPADLGGDWAATVRRAAHEVVTHELAAEVARLTRTASRICAADPRLRDHAPWALRTAIRELLVRLPVYRPYASVGGPPATDADAVMLRSAAADAREAFTVAQEAQVVRVVRDAALGGLGDGPDHRDFCARFAQTAAALRAKSVEDTAFYRYAPLLSAAEVGGDPGRPAVAPEEFHAFSARLLRDWPATGTVLSTHDTKRSADARARLAALTEGPGWWGRTVEELTRSATAPAPDPHLAWTAWQTALALGPGGHGDAERLVPAVLKAVREAGLRTTWTEQNAAYEAEVTAFLEAGPCAADPSVWAAIGAELDGPARANALGAALLHLTMPGVPDLYMGTERVYTALVDPDNRRPPELGGEPADGPSAEKLLLTRAALNLRREHPGWFGPGSTYTPLLASGPSAEHCVAFLRTDGTDSTDGTDGTDGTDDGAVTVVTRLSRRLAEAGGWGATRLPLPPGRWRDLLCGRTAEGSEALDELLSGLPVALLVRS from the coding sequence ATGACGGCTGACCCCGGCACACCCACCGCCACCTATCGCCTCCAGCTCCAGCCCGCCTTCCCGTTCGCGGCGGCGGAGCGAGCGGTGCCGTATCTGGCCTCGCTCGGCGTCTCCCATCTGCATCTGTCCCCCGTGCTGGAGGCGGTGCCCGGCTCCACCCACGGCTATGACGTGGTGGACCACTCCACCGTCCGGGCCGACCTGGGCGGCGAGGAGGGGCTGCGCGCACTCGCCCGTACGGCGCGGGCGCACGGCCTCGGGCTGATCGTCGACATCGTCCCGAACCATATGGCCGCCCCCGCCCCCGAGCGGCTCAACGCCCCGCTGTGGGAGGTGCTGCGGGACGGGCCGCAGTCGGCGTACGCGCGGTGGTTCGACATCGACTGGCAGGCCCAGGGCGGCAAGGTGCTGCTGCCGGTGCTCGGCGGTCCGCTCGGTGAGGAGTGGGAGCGGCTGCGGATCGAGGACGGCGTGCTGCGCTACTACGACCACGCCTTTCCCTTGCGGCCCGGCACCGAGGGGCTGCCGCTCGCCGAGCTGCTGGACGCACAGTGGTACCGGCTCGGCTGGTGGCGGCTGGCCCGCACCGAGCTCAACTACCGGCGGTTCTTCACCATTTCCGAGCTGATCGCGGTGCGGGTGGAGGACCCCGAGGTGTTCGCCGCGACCCATGCCGCGCTGCTGGAGCTGGTGCGGGACGGGGTCGTGGACGGGCTGCGGATCGACCATCCGGACGGGCTCGCCGACCCGGAGGGGTATCTGCGGCGGCTGGACCGTGCGGTGCGGGCGGCGGCGGGAGACGGGGTGCGCGGTCCGGGCGGGGAAGGCGAGGACGGCGGGGGCGGGCGGCGGGCCGCGCCGGACGTCGGGGGCGGCCAGTCGACCGCGCCGGAAGGCGGTGGCGCCCGCTGGACCGTCGTGGAGAAGATCCTCGCCCGGGACGAGCGCCTGCCCGCCGCCTGGCCGGTCGCCGGGACCACCGGCTATGACGCGCTGCACCACATCGACGGGCTCTTCCTCGACCCGGACGGACTGGAGAAGCTGACCGCCCTCTACCGCGCCTTCGCCGCTCCCCCGGCCGACCTGGGCGGCGACTGGGCCGCCACGGTCCGCCGCGCCGCCCATGAGGTGGTCACGCATGAGCTGGCGGCCGAGGTGGCGCGGCTGACGCGCACCGCCTCCCGTATCTGCGCGGCCGATCCCCGGCTGCGCGACCACGCGCCCTGGGCGCTGCGCACGGCGATCCGGGAGCTGCTGGTGCGGCTGCCGGTTTACCGTCCGTACGCCTCCGTGGGCGGCCCGCCCGCGACGGACGCCGACGCGGTGATGCTGCGCTCGGCGGCGGCGGACGCCCGGGAGGCGTTCACGGTGGCGCAGGAGGCCCAGGTGGTGCGGGTGGTGCGGGACGCGGCGCTGGGCGGGCTCGGGGACGGCCCGGACCACCGCGACTTCTGCGCCCGCTTCGCACAGACTGCGGCCGCGCTGCGCGCCAAGTCGGTCGAGGACACCGCCTTCTACCGTTACGCCCCGCTGCTGTCGGCCGCCGAGGTGGGCGGCGATCCGGGGCGGCCGGCCGTGGCCCCCGAGGAGTTCCACGCCTTCTCGGCCCGGCTGCTGCGGGACTGGCCCGCCACCGGCACGGTGCTGTCCACGCATGACACCAAGCGCAGCGCGGACGCCCGGGCCCGGCTCGCGGCGCTCACCGAAGGCCCGGGCTGGTGGGGGCGGACGGTGGAGGAGCTGACCCGCTCAGCCACCGCCCCCGCCCCCGATCCCCATCTGGCCTGGACGGCCTGGCAGACCGCGCTCGCGCTGGGCCCCGGAGGCCACGGGGACGCCGAACGGCTGGTTCCGGCCGTGCTCAAGGCGGTGCGCGAGGCGGGGCTGCGGACGACGTGGACGGAGCAGAACGCGGCGTACGAGGCGGAGGTGACCGCCTTCCTGGAAGCCGGGCCCTGCGCGGCCGACCCGTCGGTGTGGGCCGCGATCGGCGCCGAACTCGACGGTCCGGCGCGGGCCAACGCGCTCGGCGCCGCCCTGCTCCACCTCACCATGCCGGGCGTCCCCGACCTCTATATGGGCACCGAGCGCGTCTATACGGCCCTCGTCGACCCGGACAACCGCCGCCCGCCCGAGCTGGGCGGCGAACCGGCGGACGGCCCGTCGGCCGAAAAGCTGCTGCTCACCCGGGCGGCACTGAACCTGCGACGAGAGCATCCGGGGTGGTTCGGCCCCGGGAGTACGTATACGCCCCTGCTCGCCTCCGGTCCGTCCGCCGAGCACTGCGTGGCCTTCTTACGGACGGACGGCACGGACAGCACAGACGGCACAGACGGCACAGACGGCACGGACGACGGCGCCGTCACCGTGGTCACCCGGCTGTCGCGGCGGCTGGCGGAGGCGGGCGGCTGGGGCGCCACCCGGCTGCCGCTGCCACCGGGCCGCTGGCGGGATCTGCTGTGCGGGCGGACGGCCGAGGGGTCCGAAGCGCTGGATGAGCTGCTGTCCGGGCTTCCGGTGGCGCTGCTGGTCCGGAGCTGA
- a CDS encoding glycogen debranching protein, whose amino-acid sequence MQVWPGQAYPLGATYDGAGTNFAVFSEAAVRIELCLLHDDGSETAVELRESDAFVRHAYLPGIMPGQRYGFRAHGPYEPESGHRCNSAKLLLDPYAKAISGRIGWGEEVYGYHFGRPDKRNDLDSAPHTMASVVVNPYFDWGDDRPPRTDYHRTVIYEAHVKGLTMRHPRLPEELRGTYAALAHPAIIEHLTELGVTTLELMPVHQFVHDHRLADAGLANYWGYNTIGFFAPHNAYASWGDRGQQVLEFKSAVRALHQAGIEVILDVVYNHTAEGNHLGPTLSFRGLDNASYYRLTEDRRYYMDTTGTGNSLLMRSPHVLQLIMDSLRYWVAEMHVDGFRFDLAATLARQFHEVDRLSSFFDLVQQDPVVSQVKLIAEPWDVGEGGYQVGNFPPLWTEWNGKFRDTVRDLWRGEPRTLAEFASRLTGSSDLYQGDGRRPLASVNFVTCHDGFTLRDLVSYDEKHNEANGESNQDGESYNRSWNCGVEGETDDPAVRTLRERQMRNFVATLMLSQGVPMLSHGDEFGRTQGGNNNAYCQDNEVSWVRWPDHVKGQDGEWEDRSALELLRFTRSLVWLRRDHPVFRRRRFFHGRPVEGTHDELSDIAWFTHEGEEMIPRDWQAAHAKSLAVFLNGSAISEPGVRGERITDDSFLLLFNAHHEPLDFVVPIDHGKQWQVIVDTAVPEGVEPGSGAKVAAGDVLTLVDRSLMVLQRPA is encoded by the coding sequence ATGCAGGTCTGGCCGGGGCAGGCTTACCCCCTTGGCGCCACGTACGACGGCGCCGGAACCAACTTCGCGGTGTTCTCCGAGGCCGCTGTCCGCATCGAGCTGTGCCTCCTGCACGACGACGGCTCGGAGACGGCGGTCGAGCTGCGGGAGTCCGACGCGTTCGTACGCCACGCCTATCTGCCGGGGATCATGCCGGGGCAGCGCTACGGCTTCCGGGCCCACGGCCCGTACGAGCCGGAATCCGGCCACCGCTGCAATTCCGCCAAGCTGCTGCTGGATCCGTACGCCAAGGCGATCAGCGGGCGGATCGGCTGGGGCGAGGAGGTCTACGGCTACCACTTCGGGCGGCCCGACAAGCGCAATGACCTCGACTCCGCCCCGCACACCATGGCGTCCGTCGTGGTCAATCCGTACTTCGACTGGGGCGACGACCGCCCGCCGCGCACCGACTACCACCGCACGGTCATCTACGAGGCGCATGTCAAGGGGCTGACCATGCGCCATCCCCGGCTGCCGGAGGAACTGCGCGGGACGTACGCGGCGCTCGCCCATCCGGCGATCATCGAACATCTGACGGAGCTGGGCGTCACCACACTGGAACTGATGCCCGTGCACCAGTTCGTCCACGACCACCGGCTCGCCGACGCGGGCCTTGCCAACTACTGGGGCTACAACACCATCGGCTTCTTCGCCCCGCACAACGCCTACGCCTCCTGGGGCGACCGGGGCCAGCAGGTGCTGGAGTTCAAATCGGCCGTCCGGGCGCTGCACCAGGCGGGCATCGAGGTCATCCTGGATGTGGTCTACAACCACACGGCCGAGGGCAACCACCTGGGCCCCACGCTCTCCTTCCGGGGCCTGGACAACGCCTCGTACTACCGGCTGACCGAGGACCGCCGGTACTACATGGACACCACCGGCACCGGGAACTCCCTGCTGATGCGCTCCCCGCACGTACTGCAGCTCATCATGGACTCGCTGCGCTACTGGGTGGCCGAGATGCATGTGGACGGCTTCCGCTTCGATCTGGCGGCGACGCTGGCCCGGCAGTTCCACGAGGTGGACCGGCTGTCCTCGTTCTTCGACCTGGTCCAGCAGGATCCGGTGGTGAGCCAGGTGAAGCTGATCGCCGAGCCCTGGGACGTCGGCGAGGGCGGCTATCAGGTCGGCAACTTCCCGCCCCTGTGGACCGAATGGAACGGCAAGTTCCGGGACACCGTGCGGGACCTGTGGCGCGGTGAGCCGAGGACACTGGCCGAATTCGCCTCTCGGCTGACCGGCTCCTCCGACCTCTACCAGGGCGACGGGCGGCGCCCACTGGCCTCGGTCAACTTCGTCACCTGCCATGACGGCTTCACCCTGCGCGACCTGGTGAGCTACGACGAGAAACACAACGAGGCCAACGGCGAGTCCAACCAGGACGGCGAGAGCTACAACCGGTCCTGGAACTGCGGGGTCGAGGGCGAAACCGACGATCCGGCGGTGCGGACGCTGCGCGAGCGCCAGATGCGCAACTTCGTCGCGACCCTGATGCTCTCCCAGGGCGTGCCGATGCTCAGCCACGGCGACGAGTTCGGGCGCACCCAGGGCGGCAACAACAACGCGTACTGCCAGGACAACGAGGTGTCCTGGGTGCGGTGGCCGGATCACGTCAAGGGGCAGGACGGCGAGTGGGAGGACCGCTCGGCGCTGGAGCTGCTGCGCTTCACTCGCTCGCTGGTGTGGCTGCGCCGCGACCATCCGGTCTTCCGGCGCCGCCGCTTCTTCCACGGACGGCCGGTGGAGGGCACCCATGACGAGCTGTCGGACATCGCCTGGTTCACCCATGAGGGCGAGGAGATGATCCCGCGCGACTGGCAGGCGGCGCATGCCAAGTCCCTCGCGGTCTTCCTCAACGGCAGCGCGATCTCCGAACCGGGCGTGCGCGGTGAGCGGATCACCGATGACTCGTTTCTGCTGCTGTTCAACGCGCACCATGAGCCGCTGGACTTCGTCGTGCCCATCGACCACGGCAAGCAGTGGCAGGTCATCGTGGACACGGCGGTGCCGGAGGGCGTGGAGCCGGGCAGCGGGGCGAAGGTGGCGGCGGGCGATGTGCTGACCCTGGTGGACCGCAGCCTGATGGTGCTGCAGCGGCCGGCCTAG
- a CDS encoding copper amine oxidase, with protein sequence MPESRLRRARARVAAAIGASALLGTVAVAAGPVGTAQAAPQSPAAADCSTPYRIEQKLDGGTTWRMCWHYESKAGLVLDKVSYQPKGESAPIKVLTSAKLGQIHVPYDDGSNEYDDLTGQGFAQGLQQLDPAECPGGTIKNVRVPDAWDPEHPNVKGLCATTRARGHAYRMGAGGFGGGEDNKVYQLQGKDLLVYTVNQVGWYEYITEWRFGGDGTMTMQVGATGTLSPMDYDAGDGRGWPIGKGAKDYATSHAHNVFWRLNFGLDGSSKSKVEQYDSKTTATSGRIPKTKTTRTKVTKELAGDAAPARWWRVVSAAGKNKDGHPRSYEIVPGHTTKYQGRSFTKHDVYFTEYNKCEQFASNNLRNCGAGAGKSVDKWVNGQTLKHPIAWVNIGFHHIARDEDQEPMPLHWQGFQLSPRDVTAMNPLTPPALSGHNGHTEEER encoded by the coding sequence ATGCCTGAAAGCAGGCTCCGCCGCGCCCGTGCCCGGGTCGCGGCGGCCATCGGCGCCTCGGCGCTGCTCGGCACCGTGGCGGTCGCCGCAGGGCCGGTCGGCACCGCCCAGGCGGCCCCGCAGAGCCCGGCCGCGGCGGATTGCAGCACCCCGTACAGAATCGAGCAGAAGCTGGACGGCGGCACCACCTGGCGGATGTGCTGGCACTACGAGAGCAAGGCCGGGCTGGTGCTCGACAAAGTCTCGTACCAGCCCAAGGGCGAAAGCGCCCCGATCAAGGTGCTGACCTCGGCCAAGCTGGGTCAGATCCATGTGCCGTACGACGACGGCAGCAATGAGTACGACGACCTCACAGGGCAGGGCTTCGCCCAAGGGCTGCAGCAGCTCGACCCGGCCGAATGCCCCGGCGGCACCATCAAGAACGTGCGGGTGCCCGACGCCTGGGACCCCGAGCACCCGAATGTGAAGGGTCTGTGCGCCACCACCCGGGCCCGCGGCCACGCCTACCGCATGGGCGCGGGAGGCTTCGGAGGCGGCGAGGACAACAAGGTCTACCAACTGCAGGGCAAGGACCTGCTGGTCTACACCGTCAACCAGGTCGGCTGGTACGAGTACATCACCGAGTGGCGGTTCGGCGGTGACGGCACCATGACCATGCAGGTCGGCGCCACCGGCACGCTCTCCCCGATGGACTACGACGCGGGCGACGGCCGCGGCTGGCCCATCGGCAAGGGTGCCAAGGACTACGCCACCAGCCACGCCCACAACGTCTTCTGGCGGCTGAACTTCGGGCTCGACGGCTCGTCCAAGAGCAAGGTCGAGCAGTACGACTCGAAGACCACCGCGACCTCGGGGCGGATCCCGAAGACCAAGACCACCCGTACCAAGGTCACCAAGGAGCTGGCGGGCGACGCGGCGCCGGCGCGCTGGTGGCGCGTGGTCAGTGCGGCGGGCAAGAACAAGGACGGCCATCCGCGCAGCTACGAGATCGTCCCCGGCCACACCACCAAGTACCAGGGTCGTAGTTTCACCAAACACGACGTCTACTTCACCGAGTACAACAAGTGTGAGCAGTTCGCCAGCAACAATCTGCGCAACTGTGGCGCCGGGGCGGGCAAGAGCGTCGACAAGTGGGTCAACGGTCAGACCCTCAAACACCCGATCGCATGGGTCAACATCGGGTTCCATCACATCGCCCGGGATGAGGATCAGGAGCCCATGCCGCTGCACTGGCAGGGCTTCCAGCTCTCCCCGCGCGACGTCACCGCTATGAATCCCCTCACGCCTCCTGCACTGTCCGGACACAACGGTCATACAGAAGAGGAACGTTGA